A portion of the bacterium genome contains these proteins:
- a CDS encoding CDP-alcohol phosphatidyltransferase family protein — protein MQRPRAWTRPPGCATRSEVSSSTKPWDSRIANALVRPLRDTAVTPNQLTSVGLCTGLAAAAAFAVGGGWAHVGAALFVLSALLDHADGELARMTGKTSPLGHVYDRVADLVVKVSVFAGMGFGMRHGLFGGWAGVLGLVAGISFVTIFLLRSELARRLGRSALDQPAAGPFEIEDILYLVAPVTWSGNLEPFVAAAAIGAPLFAIWTATRLAAARPVLGRETPSAWP, from the coding sequence ATGCAACGTCCGCGCGCGTGGACGCGCCCCCCGGGATGCGCTACGCGCTCCGAGGTGAGCTCGTCGACGAAGCCCTGGGACAGCCGCATCGCCAACGCCCTCGTCCGCCCGCTGCGCGACACGGCGGTGACGCCGAACCAGCTGACCAGCGTCGGCCTCTGCACCGGGCTCGCCGCCGCGGCGGCGTTCGCCGTGGGCGGCGGCTGGGCCCACGTGGGCGCCGCGCTGTTCGTCCTCTCCGCGCTGCTCGACCATGCCGACGGCGAGCTCGCCCGCATGACCGGCAAGACGTCGCCGCTGGGCCACGTCTACGACCGCGTCGCCGACCTCGTGGTCAAGGTGTCCGTGTTCGCGGGCATGGGATTCGGGATGCGCCACGGCTTGTTCGGCGGCTGGGCGGGCGTCCTCGGCCTCGTCGCCGGCATCTCGTTCGTGACCATCTTCCTGCTCCGCTCGGAGCTGGCGCGGCGCCTGGGCCGCTCGGCGCTCGACCAGCCCGCGGCCGGTCCGTTCGAGATCGAGGACATCCTCTACCTCGTCGCGCCGGTGACCTGGTCGGGGAACCTCGAGCCGTTCGTCGCCGCGGCCGCGATCGGGGCGCCGCTGTTCGCGATCTGGACGGCCACGCGCCTCGCGGCGGCGCGCCCGGTCCTCGGCCGCGAGACGCCGTCCGCGTGGCCATGA
- a CDS encoding flippase-like domain-containing protein: MSGEARASAPDASASLAATPDAPAVVAGIRRLAVPGFALGVALFTALLVHEGVGEVLAALAVGGWGLVGVALFHVAPMAADAAGWRALLAAPDRPGLGTMFFARWVGESVNGLLPAMQIGGNVAKARVLVRRGMPGATAGASVVVDVTLVMVTQIVFTVTGLVLLLLHVGGRTIAPTAAVGLGLSVLALAGFVLAQRLGVFARGARLLTRVRGPSPLAGLVDDAVALDGRVAGLYRERGRVVAAAAWHLASWAVGVGEVWLALWLLGHPVDLLSAIILESLAQAIRGAAFAVPAALGVQEGGLLLLGAALGIAPDTALALSLTKRVRELTLGLPGLVAWQLDWTVDRRRVGARSA, from the coding sequence GTGAGCGGCGAAGCCCGGGCGTCCGCGCCCGATGCGTCCGCGTCGCTCGCCGCGACGCCCGATGCGCCCGCGGTGGTCGCCGGCATCCGCCGGCTCGCGGTCCCGGGCTTCGCCCTCGGGGTGGCGTTGTTCACGGCGCTCCTCGTGCACGAGGGCGTCGGCGAGGTGCTCGCCGCGCTCGCCGTCGGCGGCTGGGGGCTCGTCGGCGTGGCGCTGTTCCACGTGGCGCCGATGGCGGCCGACGCCGCCGGCTGGCGCGCCCTGCTCGCCGCACCCGATCGGCCCGGGTTGGGCACGATGTTCTTCGCCCGCTGGGTCGGCGAGTCCGTGAACGGGCTCCTGCCCGCGATGCAGATCGGCGGCAACGTCGCCAAGGCGCGCGTGCTCGTGCGCCGCGGCATGCCCGGGGCGACCGCGGGGGCGAGCGTGGTCGTCGACGTGACGCTGGTCATGGTGACGCAGATCGTCTTCACCGTCACCGGCCTCGTCCTTCTGCTGCTGCACGTCGGCGGGCGGACGATCGCGCCCACCGCAGCCGTCGGCCTCGGGCTCTCCGTGCTCGCGCTCGCGGGGTTCGTGCTGGCGCAGCGGCTCGGCGTCTTTGCGCGCGGCGCGCGCCTCTTGACCCGGGTCCGCGGCCCGAGCCCGCTCGCGGGCCTGGTCGACGACGCCGTGGCGCTCGACGGGCGCGTCGCCGGGCTCTATCGCGAGCGCGGGCGGGTGGTCGCGGCGGCGGCATGGCACCTCGCGAGCTGGGCCGTCGGCGTCGGCGAGGTGTGGCTGGCGCTGTGGCTCCTCGGCCACCCGGTCGACCTGCTCTCGGCGATCATCCTCGAGAGCCTGGCGCAGGCCATCCGCGGCGCCGCGTTCGCGGTGCCTGCGGCGCTCGGCGTGCAGGAGGGCGGCCTCCTGCTCCTCGGCGCCGCGCTCGGCATCGCGCCGGACACCGCGCTCGCGCTGTCGCTGACCAAGCGCGTGCGCGAGCTGACCCTCGGGCTGCCGGGGCTCGTCGCCTGGCAGCTGGACTGGACAGTGGATCGCCGCCGCGTCGGTGCGCGCTCGGCGTGA
- a CDS encoding copper resistance protein CopC has product MRPLSWLLALCMLATPGLVAAHAVLTGTSIEGDRIPAGAETTVVLRFNSAIEPALSCVALVDAQKAERVLALHPGAEPGRVEVTVPALTPGAYGLHYKIFAVDGHVTENVVRFTAAPAD; this is encoded by the coding sequence ATGCGACCCCTGTCGTGGCTCCTCGCCCTCTGCATGCTGGCGACGCCGGGCCTCGTCGCTGCGCACGCGGTGCTGACCGGCACCTCGATCGAGGGCGACCGCATTCCCGCCGGCGCCGAGACCACCGTCGTGCTCCGCTTCAACTCCGCCATCGAGCCGGCGCTGTCGTGCGTGGCCCTGGTCGACGCGCAGAAGGCGGAGCGCGTGCTGGCGTTGCACCCGGGCGCGGAGCCGGGACGGGTCGAGGTGACCGTGCCGGCGCTCACGCCGGGGGCGTACGGCCTGCACTACAAGATCTTCGCGGTCGACGGTCACGTGACCGAGAACGTCGTGCGCTTCACGGCGGCGCCCGCCGACTGA
- a CDS encoding sulfatase-like hydrolase/transferase, which translates to MNVLLVTTDQHKATTLGSYGDPLGATPALDRLAAAGTRFAQCRTQNPFCQPARATILTGTYPSTHGVIRNGMDLPLDAEADSIATRLGAAGFATALFGKAHFASYWPDLPSGRVESVVDSARLPADWQGPYFGFRHVELVSDVHNIRLAPEMGRWNWGFGPPPLGHHYGRHLFRDGHARGVARLRAMQPEAAGATWDHTQTWKSALADEDHHTTWIADRAIDWLGGVEPPFFGWVSFADPHHPFDPPHPWCDRYEPADMLPVLPRAHPTELDGKPMFHRTWSEGFGGTPLAWVNPGWARLTETERLGLLAAYYGMVAHLDHNVGRVLDALAARGLADDTLVLFTADHGDFLGEHQLMLKGPIHYEALLRVPLLVRGRGFAPGAVVTDPVGTIDLAPTILHACGLPIPAAVEGRRLLDGPREWALTEDDILRGAMAFRTLTTRTHRLTRSVHDPHGGELYDLREDPGELVNRWADPGCVRVRDELLALLDAVMRHDLARELPLVCQAG; encoded by the coding sequence ATGAACGTCCTCCTCGTCACCACCGACCAGCACAAGGCGACCACCCTCGGCTCCTACGGCGATCCCCTCGGCGCCACGCCCGCCCTCGATCGGCTCGCCGCCGCCGGCACGCGCTTCGCGCAGTGCCGCACGCAGAACCCGTTCTGCCAGCCGGCGCGCGCGACGATCCTGACCGGCACCTATCCCAGCACCCACGGCGTCATCCGCAACGGCATGGACCTGCCGCTCGACGCCGAGGCCGACTCGATCGCCACCCGCCTCGGCGCGGCCGGCTTCGCCACGGCGCTGTTCGGCAAGGCGCATTTCGCGTCGTACTGGCCCGATCTGCCGAGCGGCCGCGTCGAGTCGGTGGTCGACTCCGCGCGCCTGCCCGCGGACTGGCAGGGGCCGTACTTCGGCTTTCGCCACGTCGAGCTGGTGAGCGACGTACACAACATTCGGCTCGCGCCGGAGATGGGACGCTGGAACTGGGGCTTCGGCCCGCCGCCGCTCGGCCACCACTACGGGCGCCATCTCTTCCGCGACGGCCACGCGCGCGGCGTCGCGCGCCTCCGCGCCATGCAGCCCGAGGCGGCGGGCGCGACCTGGGACCACACCCAGACGTGGAAGAGCGCGCTCGCCGACGAGGACCATCACACCACCTGGATCGCCGACCGCGCGATCGACTGGCTCGGCGGCGTCGAGCCGCCGTTCTTCGGCTGGGTCAGCTTCGCCGACCCGCACCATCCCTTCGACCCGCCGCACCCGTGGTGCGACCGCTACGAGCCGGCCGACATGCTCCCGGTGCTGCCGCGCGCGCACCCGACCGAGCTCGACGGCAAGCCGATGTTCCACCGCACCTGGTCCGAGGGCTTCGGCGGCACGCCGCTCGCGTGGGTGAACCCCGGATGGGCGCGGCTCACCGAGACGGAGCGCCTCGGCCTCCTCGCCGCCTACTACGGCATGGTGGCGCACCTCGACCACAACGTCGGCCGCGTCCTGGACGCCCTCGCCGCCCGCGGGCTCGCCGACGACACCCTCGTCCTCTTCACCGCCGACCACGGCGACTTCCTCGGCGAGCACCAGCTCATGCTGAAGGGCCCGATCCACTACGAGGCGCTGCTGCGCGTGCCGCTCCTCGTGCGCGGGCGGGGCTTCGCGCCCGGCGCCGTGGTGACCGATCCGGTCGGCACCATCGACCTCGCGCCGACCATCCTGCACGCCTGCGGGCTGCCCATCCCGGCGGCCGTCGAGGGACGCCGCCTGCTCGACGGCCCGCGCGAGTGGGCCCTCACCGAGGACGACATCCTGCGCGGCGCGATGGCGTTCCGCACCCTGACGACGCGCACCCACCGCCTCACGAGGAGCGTCCACGACCCGCACGGCGGCGAGCTCTACGACCTGCGCGAGGACCCGGGCGAGCTCGTGAACCGCTGGGCGGACCCGGGCTGCGTGCGCGTGCGCGACGAGCTGCTCGCGCTGCTGGACGCGGTGATGCGGCACGACCTGGCACGCGAGCTGCCGCTCGTGTGCCAGGCCGGCTAG
- a CDS encoding sulfotransferase, which translates to MSSPISPLGSLTRAFNRGGRVIQRTGVSLIRLEPEALLDEARRRARLEDFDEDGFREAFRRVVHSFDREAGLTLLGRIAARQDLLRLLKSRLQLVDDRRRHPDIAAESVRRPIFVTGLPRTGTTLLHGLLAQDPASRAPLHWESVFPSPPDRSRARVRRRIDAAARQLRWFHRLNPDIRRMHPLGATLPEECLIITSHAFLSYQFQTSHHVPSYQAWLETQDLVLCYAWHRRFLQHLQWRGRGERWVLKAPAHLFGIPALFATYPDAAVVFTHRDPTEVAASLASLTTFLRRTFSDQVDPRAVGTEMTARWARGIYKALADRDAGCAPAGQFLDVRYTDLVRDPIGTVRHLYAHFDMPFTAVAEERMRRFLAANPKDKNGRHVYTLGDFGLDADAERARYRAYLERFGL; encoded by the coding sequence ATGAGCTCGCCCATCTCCCCGCTCGGCTCGCTCACGCGGGCGTTCAACAGGGGCGGTCGCGTGATCCAGCGCACGGGCGTCTCGCTGATACGGCTCGAGCCCGAGGCGCTGCTCGACGAGGCGCGGCGTCGGGCCCGGCTCGAGGACTTCGACGAGGACGGCTTCCGCGAGGCGTTCCGGCGCGTCGTCCACTCGTTCGACCGCGAGGCGGGGCTGACGCTGCTCGGGCGCATCGCGGCGCGCCAGGATCTGCTGCGCCTGCTGAAGAGCCGCCTGCAGCTGGTCGACGATCGCCGCCGCCATCCGGACATCGCGGCGGAGAGCGTGCGCCGGCCGATCTTCGTCACCGGCCTCCCGCGCACCGGCACGACGCTGCTGCACGGGCTCCTCGCCCAGGACCCCGCCAGCCGCGCACCGCTGCACTGGGAGAGCGTCTTCCCGTCGCCGCCGGACCGCTCCCGCGCGCGCGTGCGCCGGCGCATCGACGCCGCCGCGCGCCAGCTGCGCTGGTTCCACCGGCTGAACCCCGACATCCGGCGCATGCATCCCCTCGGCGCGACCCTGCCCGAGGAGTGCCTCATCATCACGAGCCACGCGTTCCTGAGCTACCAGTTCCAGACCTCGCACCACGTGCCGTCGTACCAGGCGTGGCTCGAGACCCAGGACCTGGTGCTCTGCTACGCCTGGCACCGCCGCTTCCTCCAGCACCTCCAGTGGCGCGGCCGCGGCGAGCGCTGGGTGCTGAAGGCCCCGGCGCACCTCTTCGGCATCCCGGCGCTGTTCGCGACCTATCCCGACGCCGCCGTGGTGTTCACGCATCGCGATCCCACCGAGGTGGCGGCGTCGCTCGCGAGCCTCACGACCTTCCTGCGCCGCACCTTCAGCGACCAGGTCGATCCGCGCGCGGTGGGCACGGAGATGACGGCGCGCTGGGCGCGCGGCATCTACAAGGCGCTCGCGGACCGCGACGCCGGCTGTGCGCCCGCGGGGCAGTTCCTCGACGTGCGCTACACCGACCTCGTGCGCGATCCGATCGGCACCGTGCGCCACCTGTACGCGCACTTCGACATGCCGTTCACCGCCGTCGCCGAGGAGCGCATGCGCCGCTTCTTGGCCGCGAATCCCAAGGACAAGAACGGCCGCCACGTCTACACGCTCGGCGACTTCGGCCTCGACGCCGACGCCGAGCGGGCGCGCTACCGCGCCTATCTGGAGCGCTTCGGGCTCTAG
- a CDS encoding DUF1134 domain-containing protein: protein MRRILGMMAVVALGLALGVAQAEDKTPDGTLKLEGGSIAAGIGLSWGKGTLTYKGKEYPVEVKGLSVGDVGITSIEASGKVYNLQSIGDFDGNYTAVAAGATVAGGGAISAMRNQAGVTVELVSTTQGIKFALGGAGVDMKIKE, encoded by the coding sequence ATGCGACGAATCCTGGGAATGATGGCGGTGGTGGCGCTGGGTCTCGCGCTGGGCGTGGCGCAGGCCGAGGACAAGACGCCGGACGGCACCCTGAAGCTCGAAGGCGGCTCCATCGCGGCCGGCATCGGTCTCAGCTGGGGCAAGGGAACCCTTACCTACAAGGGCAAGGAGTACCCGGTCGAGGTGAAAGGGCTCTCCGTGGGCGACGTGGGCATCACCTCCATCGAGGCCTCCGGCAAGGTCTACAACCTCCAGAGCATCGGCGACTTCGACGGCAACTACACGGCCGTGGCCGCGGGCGCGACGGTGGCCGGCGGCGGCGCCATCAGCGCCATGCGCAACCAGGCGGGCGTGACGGTCGAGCTGGTGTCGACCACGCAGGGCATCAAGTTCGCCCTCGGGGGCGCCGGCGTCGACATGAAGATCAAGGAGTGA
- a CDS encoding CopD family protein: MLALADFADGLLRGTVLVALAVLVGAVPWGLVVLRATRRAPDDPGARRAAGLVVGFAVVLAACQATLLGLKTVVLTSNVGPEAFGAFAHTLQFRGGAARLVLALAVIGIGLLLRAAPNDGRRWAALGLADLALLGAGAALVHAAGRLEHRGALMALTVLHQAAGIVWVGGLVQLVALGRLAQRDTRAAALWPDAVGRFARVAIAAVVLATLASLPLVWIYVGALGGLVGSGYGSLVVAKLALMGAALAFGARNFFAGRRRDGADGRRTPALVEAEALLLVTLVFTAAALASQPPSVDTPETQATPAELAEVFRPKWPTLTTPSIATKRAQTADPLAVVGNERTPTAYSWSNFSHNVAGVFLLVMSLLALLGTSRYARWARHWPLGLVALAVFVFLRASASDGTWPYGDVAPWSGDAEGLQHRIAALLALLLGLLEWRARAARDPGPLARLFPALAAFGGILLLTHAHVAFEGKSSYLVQVTHVVMGVLAVLLAAGRWLELRLPGRAGRIAGAASGVAMLLVALVLLFYREANVVVGPLPS, from the coding sequence GTGCTGGCGCTCGCCGACTTCGCCGACGGCCTGCTGCGCGGCACCGTGCTGGTGGCGCTCGCCGTGCTCGTGGGGGCGGTGCCGTGGGGGCTCGTCGTCCTGCGCGCCACGCGCCGGGCACCCGACGATCCGGGCGCGCGTCGCGCCGCCGGGCTCGTCGTCGGCTTCGCCGTGGTGCTGGCCGCCTGCCAGGCGACGCTCCTCGGCCTCAAGACGGTGGTGCTCACGAGCAACGTCGGGCCGGAGGCGTTCGGCGCGTTCGCGCACACGCTCCAGTTCCGCGGCGGCGCGGCACGGCTCGTCCTGGCGCTCGCCGTGATCGGGATCGGGCTCTTGCTGCGCGCCGCACCGAACGACGGGCGGCGTTGGGCGGCGCTCGGGCTCGCCGACCTCGCGCTGCTCGGGGCCGGCGCCGCGCTCGTGCACGCGGCCGGGCGGCTCGAGCATCGCGGCGCGCTCATGGCGCTCACCGTGCTGCACCAGGCGGCGGGCATCGTCTGGGTCGGTGGACTCGTGCAGCTCGTCGCGCTGGGCCGGCTCGCGCAGCGCGACACCCGCGCGGCGGCGCTCTGGCCGGACGCGGTGGGCCGCTTCGCCCGGGTGGCGATCGCGGCCGTCGTGCTGGCGACGCTCGCGTCGCTGCCGCTGGTGTGGATCTACGTCGGCGCGCTCGGCGGCCTCGTCGGCAGCGGCTACGGCTCGCTGGTCGTGGCCAAGCTGGCGCTCATGGGGGCGGCGCTCGCGTTCGGCGCCCGCAACTTCTTCGCCGGGCGCCGGCGCGACGGCGCCGACGGCCGGCGCACGCCGGCGCTGGTCGAGGCCGAGGCGCTCCTCCTCGTGACGCTCGTCTTCACGGCGGCGGCGCTCGCCTCGCAGCCGCCGTCGGTCGACACCCCCGAGACCCAGGCGACGCCGGCGGAGCTCGCCGAGGTGTTCCGCCCCAAGTGGCCGACGCTGACCACGCCGTCGATCGCGACCAAGCGCGCCCAGACCGCGGACCCGCTCGCCGTGGTCGGCAACGAGCGCACGCCCACGGCGTACTCGTGGTCGAATTTCAGCCACAACGTCGCCGGCGTGTTCCTGCTCGTGATGAGCCTGCTCGCACTTCTGGGAACGAGCCGATACGCGCGCTGGGCGCGGCACTGGCCGCTCGGCCTCGTCGCCCTCGCCGTGTTCGTGTTCCTGCGCGCGAGCGCGAGCGACGGCACCTGGCCCTACGGCGACGTCGCCCCCTGGTCCGGCGACGCCGAAGGCCTCCAGCACCGCATCGCCGCGCTGCTCGCGCTGCTGCTCGGCCTGCTCGAATGGCGGGCCCGCGCGGCGCGCGATCCCGGCCCGCTGGCGCGGCTCTTCCCGGCGCTGGCGGCGTTCGGGGGCATCCTCCTCCTCACGCACGCGCACGTCGCCTTCGAGGGGAAGAGCAGCTACCTCGTGCAGGTGACGCACGTCGTGATGGGCGTCCTCGCCGTGCTGCTCGCCGCCGGACGGTGGCTCGAGCTGCGGCTGCCGGGCCGCGCCGGCCGTATCGCCGGGGCGGCGTCGGGGGTGGCGATGCTGCTCGTCGCGCTGGTCCTTCTCTTCTACCGGGAAGCAAACGTCGTGGTGGGCCCGCTCCCAAGCTAG